One genomic region from Accipiter gentilis chromosome Z, bAccGen1.1, whole genome shotgun sequence encodes:
- the FXN gene encoding frataxin, mitochondrial: protein MWRPGAAGAVCAARRAAAAAAARRRSGGPGGAPLAGTAAAGHCPTQLPCASEVKSKPVQFMNLRNAGTLNDTSSLDETTYEKLAEETLDSLADFFEDLTDKPFTPEDYDVSLGSGVLTVKLGGDMGTYVINKQTPNRQIWLSSPTSGPKRYDWTGRNWVYSHDRVSLHELLSKEFSTALKTKLDLSCLIYSGKEDT from the exons ATGTGGaggccgggggcggccggcgccGTGTGCgcagcgcggcgggcggcggcggcggcggcggcgcggcggcggagcggcggccccgggggcgcCCCGCTGGCGGGGACGGCCGCCGCCGGCCACTGCCCGACG CAATTACCATGTGCTTCAGAGGTGAAGAGCAAGCCTGTTCAGTTCATGAATTTAAGAAATGCAGGAACTCTGAATGACACAAG CTCTTTAGATGAGACCACTTACGAAAAACTGGCTGAAGAAACACTGGACTCCTTAGCAGATTTCTTTGAGGACCTGACAGATAAGCCCTTTACCCCAGAAGATTATGATGTCTCTTTAGGG agTGGAGTTCTAACAGTTAAATTAGGTGGAGACATGGGAACATATGTAATCAATAAGCAAACACCAAACCGGCAGATTTGGCTGTCCTCACCCACTAG tggGCCCAAGCGCTATGACTGGACTGGACGGAATTGGGTGTATTCTCATGACAGAGTATCCCTTCATGAACTACTATCAAAAGAATTTTCAACAGCCTTAAAAACTAAATTGGATTTGTCCTGCTTAATATATTCTGGGAAAGAAGATACTTGA